The following proteins are co-located in the Rattus norvegicus strain BN/NHsdMcwi chromosome X, GRCr8, whole genome shotgun sequence genome:
- the Kctd12b gene encoding BTB/POZ domain-containing protein KCTD12-like, with the protein MAMPEKSSCVKPTEECSSFPEIIELNVGGQVYITRYPTLISIPGSRLWEMFSVKNPCSLIQDNKGRFFIDRDGFLFRYVLDYMRDMQVVLPDHFPECGRLHREAEYFKLPELAKMLALKMNKLNSIGNDSCQIDLDELSPSIDTTFNFSSTNSIHISGPDNPVVLTAAPGSELKKAGFITIGYRGSYTLGRDSQTDAKFRRVARIMVCGKISLAKEVFGDTLNESRDPDRPPERYTSRYYLKFTFLEQAFDKLADAGFHMVACNSTGTCTVTHDQTDDRIWTSYTEYVFYRE; encoded by the coding sequence ATGGCCATGCCAGAAAAGTCAAGTTGTGTCAAACCGACTGAGGAGTGCAGCAGTTTTCCTGAGATTATTGAACTCAATGTAGGTGGCCAGGTGTACATAACTCGCTATCCTACTTTGATCAGCATTCCTGGTTCCCGGCTCTGGGAAATGTTCAGTGTAAAGAACCCTTGCTCACTGATCCAGGACAACAAAGGGAGATTCTTCATAGATCGAGATGGTTTTCTCTTTCGCTATGTCCTAGACTACATGAGAGACATGCAAGTAGTCCTTCCAGATCACTTTCCAGAGTGTGGCCGACTCCATAGAGAAGCAGAATACTTTAAGCTGCCAGAACTAGCCAAGATGTTGGCTCTTAAAATGAACAAGCTCAACTCAATTGGCAATGACTCATGTCAGATTGATCTAGATGAGCTCTCACCCAGCATTGACACCACGTTCAATTTCTCTTCAACTAATAGCATTCATATTAGTGGCCCTGATAATCCTGTGGTCCTGACAGCTGCCCCTGGTTCTGAGCTCAAGAAGGCTGGCTTCATCACTATTGGTTATCGAGGTTCCTATACTCTGGGCAGGGACAGCCAAACAGATGCCAAATTCCGCCGTGTGGCCAGAATCATGGTATGTGGTAAGATCTCATTAGCCAAAGAAGTGTTTGGAGACACTCTGAATGAGAGCAGAGACCCAGACCGCCCTCCGGAGCGATATACTTCTCGATATTACCTCAAATTCACTTTCTTGGAACAAGCCTTTGACAAACTAGCTGATGCTGGCTTCCACATGGTAGCATGCAACTCCACTGGCACCTGCACTGTCACACATGACCAAACAGATGACAGGATCTGGACCTCTTACACTGAATATGTTTTCTATCGTGAGTGA